The DNA window CGCAACAACAGTGCTGAACGCCCGTCTCATGCCTGTTATGTCCGAATTTCTCAAAGGTGTCAGCGCGGTACTTAATGAACGCAGTCTTGGCGGATATGTTGTTGTCATCCGCGGAAATGCTACTTCAATGAGCATGGAAAAGGCTACCAAACGTGCTGCGGATACCTTTGCAAGCGGACCTGCATCCACAGCCTACTACGGCTGTATTTATTCTCCCGCGAAGGATGCACTTATTGTTGATGTGGGCGGAACAACTACCGATGTTACTCTAATCAGAAATTCACAGCCTACCATTCAGGAAAACGGCAGTACTATCGGTGACTGGGAAACTCATGTTGAAGCTGTGGAAATGTTTACCGTTGGTATAGGCGGCGACAGTTATTCACGCGTTAACCGTTCCGGAAAGCTTGAAATAGGCCCCGGCAGGGTTGTACCTTTATGTATGGCCGGGGAGATTCCGCTTCCTGAAAAATGGATGGGTGCAGGAAACGATTCCCGGTTGATTAAGCTCGGACCTGCCGCTTCAGATGTTTCTGATGACGCAATTCTCAGTTATCTTTCAGAAAATGGACCGTCTACTTTTGGTCAACTTATGGCCGGGCTTGATCTCGGTGAAATTTCACTAGGAAGTAAGCTTGAGAAACTCGTGCGGGAACAGTTGATTGATGAAGTAGGTTTTACGCCGACTGATGCACTTCATGTGCTTGATAAAATAAAAATCGGCAATCGTGATATGTCTGTTTCTGCCGCAAAAGTTCTCGGTGCCTTATTTGAAATGAGCAGCGAAGAATTTTCAGAAAAAGTTTTGAACGATACGCGCTTTAAAATCGAAAATGCGATGCTGGAGCATATTGTACGTAAAGAAATCGGCGGGAATATGGCCGGTATCGTTGCCGGACGTTCTGCCAGCAAGCTGGTCAGCTTTGATGTTTCCCTTAATCTTCCCATTGTCGGAATCGGCGCAGCGGCTGATTGTCTGCTGTCGGAAGTTGCTGAAGAATTACATACCGAAGCTGTTTTTCCTGAGTATCATGAGGTCGGAAACGCTCTCGGCGCAGTGAGAATGGCTCTTGATAATATGAACAAGGAGAGTGAGTAATGTTTGATCGTCAACCTTCTGCATGGGAATACTGCCTCGAAGGGGCAAGTGAGAATACCGAAGTTGAAGTTGTCCATGGCTGGGTTTTTAAGGAAGGCAAGTGGGTTACTCATGCATGGTGTGAATTCGCTGATAGAGTTATTGATCTGACTGAGTCAACTCATTCCATGCCTAAATTTGAATATTATTTGAAACACATGGTCAGTGATGAGCGTTGCAAAAGATACTCACGCTTAGAATTTTTCACTCTGGTCGGTGACGAAAAGCATTTCGGACCATATGATAAAGAATTCTTTTTTGCTGAAACATCAGATGAAGATCCTATTGATGTGATTGCGGCAAACAAAGCAAAATAAGGCTGGTTGTTGTGAATACTGATATTTCCGGTTTATTTGTAACCGGAGTCGGAACTGATGTAGGTAAAACAGTTGTCACAGCCGGACTTGTACGATTGCTGCAAGGCGCTGGGTATAAAGTATTACCCGTTAAGCCTGTACAGTCCGGCGGGATTAATAATTCCCACGGCAAAATGGATTCTCCGGATGGAGAAGTTTATAAAAGTGCGGGAGCTGTCTGGGATATTGATAAACAGTGCCCGTATATATTTGAGCCCGCCTGTTCTCCGCATCTTGCTGCGCGGCTGTCCGGAGTTGCGCTTGATGTTGTCGATATCGCAGATAAAGTACGACAGCTGGAAGGTTCGGCAACATTGATTGCGGAAGGTGCCGGAGGAATATTTGTCCCGTTGAACGGTGAACGGACCATGCTGGATCTGATGAAAGAACTTTCCTATCCGGTAGTTCTGGTTGCCGGAAACAAACTTGGCGTTATTAACGATACTTTGCTTTCCCTTGCCGCATTAAAACAAGCCGGAGTAAAAACTGCCGGGGTTATCATGACTTCCAGCGCGGGGCCTGAGCCTTTAGAATTCGGCATGGCGGAAGAGAATATCCGTTCTATTGAATCTTTCTCCGGTATTAAAGTGCTTGCTTCTATTCCGTATATTCCGAATTGGAATCCGTCCGAACTCCGTTGCTGGATCGAAGTGGATCGCGCGTTAGCAAGAATTGACCTGAATTCATTCGCAAAGAGTCCTGACGGCTCTACTGAGTAATAATGAATAATATAGAATCTATGCTTGCCTTTGACCGCGAGCATCTTTGGCATCCCTATACTTCTGCCGTAAATCCTCTGACCGCCTATCCTGTCGCTAAAACCGACGGTGTAAGGATAATCCTTGAAGACGGTAGAGAGCTGATTGACGGGATGGCTTCGTGGTGGTGTGCTATTCACGGGTATAATAACCCTGTACTGAATAAAGCTGTTTGTGATCAGGCGCAGACAATGTCTCATGTCATGTTCGGCGGTCTTACTCATGAACCTGCTGTTTCTCTCGCACGTAAGCTTATTGATCTTTCGCCGGCTCCGCTACAGCATGTATTTTTTGCTGATTCAGGTTCTGTTTCTGTAGAAGTTGCCCTTAAAATGGCTATTCAGTATTTTCAGGCTACCGGAAAAACAGAAAAGAATAGAATTATGACAATACGCAACGGGTATCACGGTGACACTCTGGGTGCTATGTCTGTGTGTGATCCGGTAAACGGAATGCATTCGTTGTTTGCGTCAGTTCTTCCGAAACATATTTTTGCAGATGCTCCTTGCTGCGGTTATGAAGACGGTTGCTCGGATGCTGATTTTGCTGATTTTAAAATTAAGATTGAAACTCACGCACATGAACTTGCTGCTGTGATCTTAGAGCCTGTTGTGCAGGGCGCGGGGGGGATGCGCTTTTATTCTCCGCAATATCTTAAAAGAGTTCGGCAAGCATGTGATGAACATGATGTACTGCTGATCTGTGATGAAATTGCAACCGGATTTTGCCGCGCAGGGGCTATGTTTGCCAGTGAGATTGCCGGAATATGCCCTGATATAATGTGCGTAGGAAAGGCCATAACCGGCGGCTATATGACTCTTGCAGCAACTCTTGCTACTGCTAAAGTGGCAGAGGGAATTTCGTCAGACGGCGGTGTTTTTATGCATGGGCCTACTTTTATGGCGAACCCTCTTGCCTGCGCTGTTGCCAATGCGGCCCTTGATTTGCTTGTGGAAAGTAACTGGCAGGAGCGCATACCGCAGATCACAGCTATGCTTCGAGCGGGATTTACCCCTTGTGCAAAGCTTTCTACTGTTGCGGATGTGCGCTGTCTCGGTGCTATCGGCGTTGTTGAAATGAAAAATCCTGTGGATTTGGATGCCATACAGCGTGAATTTGTTAAGCGCGGTGTTTGGGTAAGGCCTTTTGGTAAGCTTATTTATATTATGCCGCCTTATATTATTTCCAACCTTGAGCTTGAAGCTCTCACTTCCGCTATTTGCGAAGTGGTCAGTTTGCAGAGGTAATTTTGATGGATAGACAGGAAAAACTGGCTTTGTGGGACTGTGTCCACGCAGGTGAAGCCATAGATAAATATATAGCCCTTGCAGTTCTCAGAGCATCGCATGGAGAACTTGCTGAAATTCTTCACGCTGCGCATCATGTTACCACGCACCGTTTCGGCAATGAAATTAGTTTATGTTCCATAGCAAATGTGCGGAGTGGAAACTGTTCTGAAAATTGTTCATTCTGCGCTCAGTCCAGCCATTTTAAGGGAGTGCCTGCTCCGAAATATCCGCTTATGTCCGTTGATGAGATAAAAAAATGCGCTGAAAAAGGTGGAAAAGCCCCTGTTGAATTTTTCAGTTATGTTACCAGCGGCAGGGCTCTTGACGATAAATCTTTGGATAATGTTTGCGAAGCGGTGCGTGGAATGAACCCGTCAAAAGGATCTTTCAACCATTGTGCTTCTCTTGGTTGCCTAAGCTTTGAATCTTTACAGAAGCTTAAAGATTCAGGGGTTACGCGTTACCATCATAACCTTGAGTCCTCTGAGAGCTTTTTCCCTTCTGTGTGTACTACACATACTTATGCGGAAAGAA is part of the Desulfovibrio gilichinskyi genome and encodes:
- a CDS encoding hydantoinase/oxoprolinase N-terminal domain-containing protein; the protein is MNFENGYAIGIDTGGTYTDTVVVKCADLSVVATAKSPTTHHDLSLGLAASLDEVLKKSKVDPAEVNLVAVSTTLATNAVVENKGARVGLFSIGSSKAVKLPVVTARYVKGGHKVTGDEVDPLDIESLVDGVMNMKGYVDSYAVCSAMSIKNPAHEIIAEKAISLTDPKPVFCSHRISTKAGHAERSATTVLNARLMPVMSEFLKGVSAVLNERSLGGYVVVIRGNATSMSMEKATKRAADTFASGPASTAYYGCIYSPAKDALIVDVGGTTTDVTLIRNSQPTIQENGSTIGDWETHVEAVEMFTVGIGGDSYSRVNRSGKLEIGPGRVVPLCMAGEIPLPEKWMGAGNDSRLIKLGPAASDVSDDAILSYLSENGPSTFGQLMAGLDLGEISLGSKLEKLVREQLIDEVGFTPTDALHVLDKIKIGNRDMSVSAAKVLGALFEMSSEEFSEKVLNDTRFKIENAMLEHIVRKEIGGNMAGIVAGRSASKLVSFDVSLNLPIVGIGAAADCLLSEVAEELHTEAVFPEYHEVGNALGAVRMALDNMNKESE
- the bioA gene encoding adenosylmethionine--8-amino-7-oxononanoate transaminase, giving the protein MNNIESMLAFDREHLWHPYTSAVNPLTAYPVAKTDGVRIILEDGRELIDGMASWWCAIHGYNNPVLNKAVCDQAQTMSHVMFGGLTHEPAVSLARKLIDLSPAPLQHVFFADSGSVSVEVALKMAIQYFQATGKTEKNRIMTIRNGYHGDTLGAMSVCDPVNGMHSLFASVLPKHIFADAPCCGYEDGCSDADFADFKIKIETHAHELAAVILEPVVQGAGGMRFYSPQYLKRVRQACDEHDVLLICDEIATGFCRAGAMFASEIAGICPDIMCVGKAITGGYMTLAATLATAKVAEGISSDGGVFMHGPTFMANPLACAVANAALDLLVESNWQERIPQITAMLRAGFTPCAKLSTVADVRCLGAIGVVEMKNPVDLDAIQREFVKRGVWVRPFGKLIYIMPPYIISNLELEALTSAICEVVSLQR
- the bioD gene encoding dethiobiotin synthase yields the protein MNTDISGLFVTGVGTDVGKTVVTAGLVRLLQGAGYKVLPVKPVQSGGINNSHGKMDSPDGEVYKSAGAVWDIDKQCPYIFEPACSPHLAARLSGVALDVVDIADKVRQLEGSATLIAEGAGGIFVPLNGERTMLDLMKELSYPVVLVAGNKLGVINDTLLSLAALKQAGVKTAGVIMTSSAGPEPLEFGMAEENIRSIESFSGIKVLASIPYIPNWNPSELRCWIEVDRALARIDLNSFAKSPDGSTE
- the bioB gene encoding biotin synthase BioB; amino-acid sequence: MDRQEKLALWDCVHAGEAIDKYIALAVLRASHGELAEILHAAHHVTTHRFGNEISLCSIANVRSGNCSENCSFCAQSSHFKGVPAPKYPLMSVDEIKKCAEKGGKAPVEFFSYVTSGRALDDKSLDNVCEAVRGMNPSKGSFNHCASLGCLSFESLQKLKDSGVTRYHHNLESSESFFPSVCTTHTYAERIRTVRDARRAGLQVCCGGLLGLGESLEQRVELAMAIAAEKVDSIPLNFLVPIPGTPMEDRPQLEPLEILLNIAMFRLVNPDSEVRMAAGRGALRSLQSFIFHAGCNGLMVGDFLTVSGQGLENDLTMLSDLGLTVKRKG